A single window of Granulicella sibirica DNA harbors:
- a CDS encoding PKD domain-containing protein, whose protein sequence is MRAAVDCSAHRLNAALRLRVEGPKALAIAVAFTLLLLTGCGSAPNATQVTIVGVTAQHRLQSNTTAQLTFDPTALLLYGSVELARTQITFTPTSGSPVTVAPTAQAAGTSGEVVLTFSIPALTITTPTQYQVTISGETTRDQHFSSIQSTTVTIDPAASISTLTPASAPVGQTVSVTIAASNTDFLQGQTQTNFGAGISVNGAGSSLPGNITVTGAGTATASLDIDPAATTGTRDVTVSTGDQTATLKAGFTVLPVLLPLKASAGGPYQGLTQQPIQFDGSASSDPNGLALTYAWTFGDGQTGTGVKPTHTYTKAGSYTVVLTVSDANSLTASSTSTASITALTNPIAVAGGPYTGTTGQPVSFDASASTDPNQSALTYSWAFGDGATASVAKPAHAYASAGTFQAVLTVADTYGLTATSNATVTVTNASQNPVAIIGGPYTGTAGAPIQFNGSASTGPNSLSLVYAWDFGDGTVGSTAQPQHTYAAAGTYTVKLIVSDSTNLSGTAATTATVSAATALTANAGGPYTGTTAQPVTFNGTGSSDPKGEVLTYAWSFGDGGKATGVSPTYTYSAVGTFTVTLSVTNKDGATASATTSATITAPGTLAAIFTSPSTGNVSQVLTFDGSTSTAPGTDTLTYAWAFGDGTTGTGVAVTHTYTAPGSFTVSLTVTDGANQASTTSGVVITQPVALSILTPTQGALFKTTSVSVTGTADTTAQSVVVNGVTATLTSGTFTATVPVREGVNILTATGTAATGNVGTASTSITVDLTPPALSIFQPADQSTVTTQQVNVAGMITDQVTGTVNANDVTVTVNGQAAAVANRSFLLSGLVLVPGANTLTVVATDKAGNTSQSIAHVNLAPATAQQHVAILSGNNQTGTIGTVLSQALQVQLQTANGTPIPGRAVTFTVTASDGQVESLPQQAQTLSLQTDATGKASVLLQLGTRAGLGINQVSVTSPGFLGSAVFTETTTPGAPAYIHEFLGNNQRGILGQPLAQNLQTIVQDTGGNPIANVPVTFTINGGDGSVGAATTTAQTTYTVNTNSDGRALATLTLGQQQGINNNLVTADFPADPNSPVTFYASGFSSGPASSTSVSGVVLDNAGAPVPNATASLLNTNLSTTTDANGHFTLSATPVGTVTLLVDGSTTTLPETLPSLSFLLQDLPGQNNTLKMPVYLPIVDTSSAQTAGGNQAVTLALKGMAGAGITIAPNSVTFPDGSHVGQLTLSQVKSDLIPMPPPNGIPPAFAWTIQPAGTKFSTPAAITIPNTSGLAPGMVEEFYQYDHDLEQFVSVGTLRVSPDGSVLNSDPGFGITKAGWSSPGSNPPPSGCAHTCDTGNPCRQGTKDPSTCQCVFKNVSGACGTKPSGRTSCLTAGMCNQGSCDGPKRVSGPCNSGFYCEQNSKCQSNGVCKGDQVPDTGIDPAALGSSFSASWTGLTNLLQGGLASRLPGGATATAQFTPNFSIKGRCCEKKQDTEALVSGSLAASVTLTSPKATVTKSLLGIDIGPFISAFGTGTLKASVSYDGCAAPKKTVGVTGSGSLQLGVMGGLAAEVFNPFYPFETIGANGNIQVSSTGTISGDGESITISLGIDPVTLNFVVSYPGGHSSTSSLQLLPPGPTISVTVPNPPPPSP, encoded by the coding sequence ATGCGGGCCGCTGTAGATTGTTCGGCGCATAGATTGAATGCGGCACTTCGCCTCAGGGTAGAGGGCCCGAAAGCCCTCGCGATCGCTGTCGCATTTACGCTGCTCCTCCTGACCGGGTGCGGGTCCGCGCCGAACGCCACCCAGGTGACCATCGTGGGCGTCACCGCGCAGCATCGCCTTCAGTCCAATACCACCGCGCAGCTCACCTTCGATCCCACGGCCCTCCTGCTGTACGGCTCGGTCGAACTCGCCCGGACGCAGATTACCTTCACTCCCACCAGTGGTTCCCCCGTCACCGTGGCACCCACGGCGCAGGCGGCGGGTACAAGCGGCGAGGTGGTTCTCACCTTCTCCATTCCCGCCCTCACCATCACCACGCCGACCCAGTATCAGGTCACCATCTCCGGCGAGACAACGCGTGACCAGCACTTCAGCTCCATCCAGTCGACGACCGTCACGATCGACCCGGCAGCATCGATATCTACCCTCACGCCTGCCTCCGCGCCCGTCGGCCAGACCGTCTCCGTCACCATCGCCGCCTCCAACACCGACTTCCTCCAAGGCCAGACCCAGACGAACTTCGGCGCGGGAATCAGCGTCAACGGTGCGGGATCGTCTTTACCCGGCAACATCACCGTCACCGGAGCCGGCACCGCCACCGCCAGCCTCGACATTGACCCAGCCGCCACGACCGGCACCCGAGACGTCACCGTCTCGACCGGCGACCAGACCGCGACCCTCAAAGCCGGATTCACCGTTCTTCCCGTCCTGCTGCCGCTCAAGGCGTCCGCCGGCGGGCCATACCAGGGACTCACCCAACAGCCCATCCAATTCGACGGTTCCGCCTCGAGCGATCCCAACGGCCTCGCCCTCACCTATGCCTGGACCTTCGGCGACGGCCAGACCGGCACCGGTGTCAAACCAACCCACACTTACACAAAAGCCGGAAGCTACACCGTCGTCCTCACCGTCTCTGACGCCAACAGCCTGACCGCGTCCTCGACCAGCACCGCCTCGATCACCGCCCTCACGAACCCCATCGCCGTCGCCGGAGGCCCGTACACCGGCACTACCGGCCAGCCCGTCAGCTTCGACGCCTCCGCCTCCACCGACCCGAACCAGAGCGCGCTCACCTATAGCTGGGCCTTTGGAGACGGCGCAACCGCTTCCGTCGCTAAGCCGGCCCATGCCTACGCCTCCGCCGGAACTTTTCAAGCAGTCCTCACCGTTGCCGACACCTACGGTCTCACCGCGACCTCGAACGCGACCGTGACGGTAACAAATGCTTCGCAGAATCCCGTAGCGATCATCGGCGGCCCGTACACCGGCACCGCCGGAGCGCCAATTCAGTTCAACGGATCCGCCTCGACCGGCCCAAACAGCCTTTCCCTCGTCTACGCCTGGGACTTCGGCGACGGCACGGTAGGCAGCACGGCCCAACCACAACATACCTACGCGGCCGCCGGAACCTACACCGTCAAGCTGATCGTCTCGGATTCGACCAACCTCTCAGGCACTGCGGCCACGACCGCAACCGTCTCCGCCGCCACCGCGCTCACCGCGAACGCCGGCGGTCCCTACACCGGCACAACGGCCCAGCCCGTCACTTTCAACGGCACCGGCTCCTCTGATCCCAAGGGTGAAGTTCTCACCTACGCCTGGAGCTTTGGCGATGGCGGCAAGGCCACCGGCGTCAGCCCGACCTACACCTACTCGGCCGTCGGCACCTTCACCGTCACCCTCAGCGTCACCAACAAGGACGGCGCAACCGCCAGCGCGACCACAAGCGCAACCATCACCGCCCCAGGAACTCTCGCCGCCATCTTCACCAGTCCATCCACCGGCAACGTAAGCCAGGTCCTCACCTTCGACGGTTCTACCTCGACCGCCCCCGGAACCGATACCCTCACCTACGCCTGGGCCTTTGGCGATGGAACCACAGGCACGGGCGTCGCCGTCACCCACACCTACACCGCTCCGGGATCCTTCACCGTCTCGCTCACCGTAACCGACGGAGCCAACCAGGCGAGCACAACTAGCGGCGTCGTCATCACCCAGCCGGTCGCCCTCAGCATTCTCACCCCGACCCAGGGCGCTCTCTTCAAGACCACTAGCGTCTCCGTGACGGGCACCGCCGACACGACCGCCCAATCCGTCGTCGTCAACGGCGTCACCGCGACCCTCACCTCCGGAACCTTCACTGCTACGGTGCCCGTCCGCGAAGGAGTCAACATCCTCACCGCAACCGGCACCGCCGCGACCGGAAACGTAGGCACAGCCTCCACCAGCATCACGGTCGACCTCACGCCTCCCGCCCTGTCGATCTTCCAGCCAGCCGATCAGTCTACCGTCACCACCCAGCAGGTCAACGTCGCAGGCATGATCACAGACCAGGTCACCGGCACCGTCAACGCCAACGACGTCACTGTCACGGTCAACGGGCAGGCTGCCGCCGTCGCCAACCGCAGCTTCCTGCTCTCCGGGCTCGTTCTTGTCCCCGGCGCGAACACCCTTACCGTCGTCGCTACCGATAAGGCGGGAAACACCTCCCAAAGCATTGCCCACGTCAACCTCGCCCCTGCCACCGCGCAGCAGCACGTTGCGATTCTCAGCGGAAACAACCAGACCGGTACCATCGGCACCGTCCTGTCACAGGCGCTCCAGGTTCAGCTCCAAACCGCGAACGGCACCCCCATCCCAGGCCGCGCCGTTACCTTTACCGTCACCGCGAGCGACGGCCAGGTGGAAAGCCTCCCGCAGCAGGCCCAGACTCTCAGCCTCCAAACCGACGCCACCGGCAAAGCAAGCGTTCTCCTCCAGCTTGGCACCCGCGCCGGACTGGGCATCAATCAGGTCTCGGTCACCTCACCCGGCTTCCTTGGCTCCGCCGTCTTCACCGAGACCACGACGCCCGGCGCTCCCGCCTATATTCACGAGTTCCTTGGCAACAATCAGCGCGGGATCCTCGGCCAGCCGCTCGCCCAGAACCTGCAGACCATCGTCCAGGATACCGGCGGCAACCCCATCGCGAACGTGCCCGTCACCTTCACGATCAACGGCGGCGACGGATCCGTCGGAGCCGCCACCACCACCGCGCAGACCACCTACACCGTCAACACCAACAGCGACGGTCGCGCCCTCGCGACTCTTACCCTGGGCCAGCAGCAGGGCATCAACAACAACCTCGTCACTGCCGACTTCCCCGCCGACCCGAACTCTCCGGTCACCTTCTACGCCTCCGGCTTCTCGTCCGGCCCGGCGTCCAGCACTTCGGTCAGCGGCGTCGTCCTCGATAACGCGGGAGCTCCCGTTCCTAACGCGACAGCCAGCCTCCTCAACACCAATCTCAGCACCACGACCGACGCGAACGGCCACTTCACGCTCAGCGCCACGCCCGTTGGCACTGTCACACTTCTCGTCGATGGCTCGACGACCACCTTGCCCGAGACTCTGCCATCCCTTTCCTTCCTTTTGCAGGATCTACCCGGCCAGAACAACACCCTCAAGATGCCGGTCTACCTGCCCATCGTCGACACCTCGAGCGCCCAGACCGCCGGCGGAAACCAGGCCGTCACCCTCGCTCTCAAAGGCATGGCCGGCGCAGGGATCACCATCGCCCCGAACTCCGTCACCTTCCCGGACGGGTCCCATGTCGGCCAGTTGACGCTATCTCAGGTCAAGAGTGACCTCATCCCGATGCCTCCGCCGAACGGCATCCCCCCAGCTTTCGCATGGACAATCCAGCCTGCCGGCACAAAATTCTCCACCCCCGCTGCGATCACCATTCCAAACACATCCGGTCTGGCACCAGGCATGGTCGAGGAGTTCTACCAGTACGACCACGATCTCGAGCAATTCGTCTCGGTAGGCACCCTGCGCGTCAGCCCGGACGGCTCCGTCCTCAACAGCGACCCCGGCTTCGGCATCACCAAGGCCGGCTGGTCCTCACCGGGCTCGAACCCCCCGCCAAGTGGCTGCGCTCACACCTGCGACACCGGCAATCCCTGCCGCCAGGGCACCAAGGATCCGTCAACCTGCCAGTGCGTCTTCAAGAATGTCAGCGGCGCATGCGGCACCAAGCCCAGCGGACGCACAAGCTGCCTCACCGCTGGCATGTGCAACCAGGGCTCCTGCGATGGCCCCAAGCGCGTTAGCGGCCCATGCAATTCCGGCTTCTACTGCGAGCAGAACTCCAAGTGCCAGAGCAACGGCGTCTGCAAGGGTGATCAGGTTCCCGATACCGGAATCGATCCCGCAGCCCTTGGCAGCTCCTTCTCCGCCAGTTGGACCGGCCTCACCAACCTCTTGCAAGGCGGCCTCGCGAGCCGCCTCCCGGGCGGAGCAACCGCCACCGCCCAGTTCACGCCCAACTTCTCCATCAAAGGCCGCTGCTGCGAAAAGAAGCAGGATACCGAAGCGCTTGTCTCCGGATCCCTCGCCGCCTCCGTGACTCTCACAAGCCCCAAGGCTACGGTCACTAAGTCGCTTTTGGGGATAGATATCGGGCCGTTCATCTCGGCCTTCGGAACCGGAACTCTTAAAGCTTCCGTCAGCTACGACGGCTGCGCCGCGCCCAAGAAGACAGTAGGCGTCACCGGCTCAGGATCACTCCAGCTCGGCGTCATGGGCGGCCTCGCTGCCGAGGTCTTCAATCCCTTCTACCCCTTCGAGACCATCGGCGCGAACGGCAATATACAGGTCAGCAGCACCGGAACGATCTCGGGCGACGGCGAATCCATCACCATCTCGCTCGGCATCGACCCAGTCACCCTGAACTTTGTTGTCAGCTATCCCGGCGGACACAGCTCGACAAGCTCGCTGCAACTCCTCCCCCCCGGCCCGACGATTTCCGTCACCGTCCCAAATCCGCCTCCACCCAGCCCATAG
- a CDS encoding sugar transferase, producing the protein MPLQTQSSELRPTSSYADVDLGYVEPSRGGVDYDFSPSIESPVTTFGFLAFKRVFDLVVTVLISPFVLSVVALIAVAVALESPGPIFFSHRRIHRGGAYFSMWKFRTMCLNSAEVLSKHLEEHPEDREEWALNHKLKNDPRVSRLGLFLRRTSLDELPQIWNVFTGTMSIVGPRPIVTAEVEKYGADFAYYTMVKPGITGLWQASGRSTLTYPQRVALDRRYVEHWTPWLEIKILIRTVRVVFNMNGAY; encoded by the coding sequence ATGCCGTTGCAGACCCAGTCCTCTGAACTTCGACCCACTTCTTCCTACGCTGATGTTGACCTTGGATACGTGGAGCCCTCGCGCGGCGGCGTCGACTACGATTTCAGCCCAAGTATCGAGTCCCCCGTCACAACCTTTGGTTTCCTCGCCTTCAAACGCGTCTTTGATCTGGTCGTCACGGTTCTGATCTCGCCGTTCGTTTTGTCCGTGGTAGCCCTGATCGCTGTCGCGGTGGCACTGGAATCGCCTGGGCCGATCTTCTTCTCGCATCGGCGCATCCATCGCGGAGGGGCATACTTTTCGATGTGGAAGTTTCGTACCATGTGTCTTAACTCGGCAGAAGTTTTGAGTAAGCATCTGGAGGAACACCCGGAAGATAGGGAAGAGTGGGCGTTGAACCACAAGCTCAAGAACGACCCGCGGGTGAGCCGCCTTGGGCTTTTTCTGCGCCGGACATCGCTCGACGAGCTTCCGCAGATATGGAATGTCTTCACCGGAACGATGAGCATCGTCGGTCCGCGGCCTATCGTCACCGCGGAAGTGGAGAAGTACGGTGCGGACTTCGCGTATTACACCATGGTGAAGCCAGGAATCACCGGGTTATGGCAGGCTTCCGGCCGATCGACGTTGACCTATCCACAACGGGTTGCCCTCGATCGGCGGTACGTGGAGCACTGGACGCCCTGGCTTGAGATCAAGATTCTCATCCGCACGGTTCGGGTCGTGTTCAATATGAATGGAGCCTACTGA